From a single Nicotiana tomentosiformis chromosome 2, ASM39032v3, whole genome shotgun sequence genomic region:
- the LOC104089957 gene encoding katanin p80 WD40 repeat-containing subunit B1 homolog KTN80.1 isoform X1: protein MAKRGYKLQEFVAHSGNVNCLRFGKKTRRQFLTGGDDQTVNLWSIGKPTSTASLSGHTSPVESVAFDSAEVLVLAGSSSGVIKLWDLEETKMVRTLNGHRSYCTACEFHPFGEFFASGSMDTNLKLWDIRKKGCIHTYKGHTRGISTIRFSPDGRWVVSGGFDNVVKVWDLTAGKLLHDFKSHEGHVRSIDFHPLEFLLATGSADRTVNFWDLETFELIGSTRREAAGVRSMTFHPDGRTLFCGLDDSLKVYSWEPVICHDSVEMGWSTLSDLCIHDGKLVGGAYYQNYVGVWVADISLIEPYGAGLTPERQSNLEQKQEHVECRLERVGSNRSSNSSLRCTSPDIDSKEIKNIYVDSENPVTIKKVTSHSPKVAPPSDYKENKKQSSQKLNSANDLPAKTNGLAVSKSFIVPSVVPRDIPEAKNLDTCRRESITANRASGGISQKPSHIKRLSNNKFDMEKISVTLESESADKLPCTVDCKNESDIDSRRMTDNSSRECSEAKDSAVKHGGEKPEKVSLLSPPNNQENRNVALEGRKELNPVKFVNGVAVVRGRTRSLVERFEKREGLNMDDILKLDAVSHSKTEEVEISPLAPSCCKDEEPETFIKKKDEEPETTPSTASRFKAEEATRPLPPSHSGIEEANTCTLPASQYEVEELEASNKPDSKFKSEEVKTTHLPASHVEKLEASPMPASQFESEEVRASHLPVSCSKAEEFEASPKPASQVKSEDVRKSRLPASRSKAEELEASPVPSSQIKPENVRRSRLPASRPKAAELEASPMPVSKFRTGARTSRLSAFRSKTEEAKTSRLLASRSKAEEAQTFRLLSSGSNAEEPLTAPLLNTDQQTIAQCESAQNDNFVIEDLMQSHDVLLSSFRSRLTKLQVVRHFWERNDIRGAINALRKLPDHSVQADVVSVLVDKMEIITLDLFSCLLPVLLTLLDSKVERHANVSLELLLKLVAVFGPVVRSAILAPPSVGVDLHAEERIQCCKQCFVYLQDIQKVLPALIRRSGLLAKGALQLNLLLQES, encoded by the exons ATGGCAAAACGTGGCTACAAATTGC AGGAATTTGTGGCGCATTCGGGGAATGTAAACTGTTTAAGATTTGGGAAGAAGACACGTAGGCAGTTTCTCACTGGTGGAGATGATCAAACTGTGAATCTTTGGTCCATTGGTAAACCAACATCCACCGCC AGCCTAAGTGGTCACACGAGTCCAGTAGAATCTGTAGCTTTTGACTCAGCAGAGGTTCTAGTGCTTGCTGGATCTTCATCAGGTGTAATAAAGCTATGGGATCTGGAAGAAACAAAAA TGGTTCGCACTCTTAATGGACACAGATCGTATTGCACGGCTTGTGAATTCCATCCTTTTGGTGAATTTTTTGCATCTGGATCTATGGACACTAATCTTAAGTTATGGGATATAAGAAAGAAAGGGTGCATCCATACGTACAAAGGTCACACTCGAGGAATAAGTACCATTAGATTCTCTCCTGATGGCCGCTGGGTGGTTTCTGGTGGATTTGACAATGTTGTGAAG GTATGGGACCTAACAGCTGGAAAGCTCTTGCATGATTTCAAGTCCCATGAAGGGCATGTTCGATCTATAGATTTCCATCCACTTGAGTTTCTTCTGGCAACAG GTTCTGCGGACCGTACTGTAAACTTTTGGGATTTGGAAACATTTGAATTGATTGGATCTACCAGACGTGAG GCTGCAGGTGTACGATCAATGACCTTTCACCCTGATGGAAGGACTCTGTTCTGTGGACTGGATGATAGCTTGAAG GTTTATTCATGGGAGCCTGTAATTTGTCACGACTCCGTTGAAATGGGATGGTCAACTTTAAGTGATCTCTGCATACATGATGGGAAGCTTGTAGGTGGTGCCTATTACCAAAACTATGTTGGTGTTTGGGTTGCAGATATTTCG CTTATTGAGCCCTATGGAGCTGGTTTAACTCCAGAGAGACAAAGTAACTTGGAGCAGAAACAGGAACATGTGGAGTGTCGTCTAGAAAGAGTAGGAAGCAACAGAAGTTCTAATTCAAGTCTGCGCTGCACATCACCTGACATTGATTCCAAAGAAATAAAGAATATATATGTGGATA GTGAAAATCCTGTAACCATAAAGAAAGTTACTTCTCATTCTCCAAAAGTGGCCCCCCCTTCAGattataaggaaaacaagaaacAGTCGAGCCAGAAGCTTAATTCTGCCAATGATTTACCTGCAAAAACTAATGGATTGGCAGTAAGTAAATCATTTATCGTCCCCAGTGTTGTGCCTCGTGATATTCCAGAGGCAAAGAACTTGGATACTTGTAGAAGGGAATCTATTACTGCAAACAGGGCAAGTGGTGGTATATCACAAAAGCCGTCTCACATAAAGCGCTTGTCCAACAACAAATTCGATATGGAGAAGATTTCTGTGACTCTTGAGTCTGAATCTGCTGACAAGTTGCCTTGTACAGTAGATTGTAAGAACGAATCAGATATTGATAGCAGGCGTATGACAGATAATAGTTCCAGGGAATGTTCTGAGGCAAAAGATTCAGCTGTCAAGCACGGTGGAGAAAAGCCAGAGAAAGTATCATTGCTATCACCGCCAAATAATCAGGAGAACC GTAATGTGGCCTTGGAAGGCAGGAAAGAGTTAAATCCGGTTAAATTTGTGAATGGAG TGGCAGTAGTGCGAGGAAGGACACGCAGTTTGGTTGAGAGATTTGAGAAAAGAGAAGGGTTGAACATGGATGATATCCTTAAGCTAGATGCGGTGTCTCATTCTAAAACTGAGGAAGTAGAAATATCCCCTTTGGCACCTTCCTGTTGTAAAGATGAGGAACCAGAAACCTTTATCAAAAAAAAAGATGAGGAACCAGAAACAACCCCTTCGACAGCTTCTCGTTTTAAAGCAGAGGAAGCAACACGGCCTTTGCCTCCATCTCATTCTGGAATCGAGGAAGCAAATACATGTACTTTGCCAGCTTCTCAATATGAAGTTGAGGAATTAGAAGCATCCAATAAGCCAGATTCTAAGTTTAAATCTGAGGAAGTAAAAACAACCCATTTACCAGCTTCTCATGTTGAGAAGTTAGAAGCATCTCCTATGCCAGCTTCTCAGTTTGAATCTGAGGAAGTAAGAGCATCTCATTTACCAGTTTCTTGTTCCAAAGCTGAGGAATTTGAAGCTTCCCCTAAACCAGCTTCACAGGTTAAATCCGAGGATGTAAGAAAATCCCGTTTACCAGCTTCTCGTTCAAAAGCTGAGGAATTAGAAGCATCCCCTGTGCCATCTTCACAGATTAAACCTGAGAATGTAAGAAGATCCCGTTTGCCAGCTTCTCGTCCTAAAGCTGCGGAACTGGAAGCATCCCCAATGCCTGTTTCTAAGTTTAGAACCGGAGCAAGAACATCCCGTTTGTCAGCTTTTCGTTCAAAAACAGAGGAAGCTAAAACATCACGTTTATTAGCTTCTCGTTCTAAAGCTGAGGAAGCACAAACATTCCGCTTGTTGTCTTCTGGTTCTAATGCTGAGGAACCATTAACAGCCCCTTTGCTG AATACAGATCAGCAGACTATTGCACAGTGTGAGTCAGCTCAGAATGATAATTTTGTTATTGAAGATCTTATGCAGAGCCATGATGTGCTACTAAGTTCGTTTAGATCTCGGCTGACAAAGCTGCAG GTAGTTCGTCACTTTTGGGAACGGAATGACATTAGGGGTGCTATAAATGCCTTGAGGAAGTTGCCAGACCATTCC GTACAAGCCGATGTTGTTAGTGTCCTCGTAGATAAAATGGAGATTATCACATTGGATTTGTTTTCCTGCTTGCTGCCTGTACTGTTAACCTTACTTGATAGTAAGGTAGAAAG GCATGCAAATGTTTCCCTGGAGCTGCTGTTGAAACTTGTTGCAGTCTTTGGGCCGGTAGTTCGCTCAGCCATTTTAGCACCTCCATCTGTAGGGGTTGATCTTCATGCAGAAGAAAG AATCCAGTGCTGCAAACAGTGCTTCGTCTATCTCCAAGATATACAGAAAGTACTTCCAgcacttattag GAGAAGTGGTCTGTTGGCAAAAGGTGCATTACAATTAAATCTCCTACTTCAAGAATCGTAG
- the LOC104089957 gene encoding katanin p80 WD40 repeat-containing subunit B1 homolog KTN80.1 isoform X3 — protein sequence MGSGRNKNVVVRTLNGHRSYCTACEFHPFGEFFASGSMDTNLKLWDIRKKGCIHTYKGHTRGISTIRFSPDGRWVVSGGFDNVVKVWDLTAGKLLHDFKSHEGHVRSIDFHPLEFLLATGSADRTVNFWDLETFELIGSTRREAAGVRSMTFHPDGRTLFCGLDDSLKVYSWEPVICHDSVEMGWSTLSDLCIHDGKLVGGAYYQNYVGVWVADISLIEPYGAGLTPERQSNLEQKQEHVECRLERVGSNRSSNSSLRCTSPDIDSKEIKNIYVDSENPVTIKKVTSHSPKVAPPSDYKENKKQSSQKLNSANDLPAKTNGLAVSKSFIVPSVVPRDIPEAKNLDTCRRESITANRASGGISQKPSHIKRLSNNKFDMEKISVTLESESADKLPCTVDCKNESDIDSRRMTDNSSRECSEAKDSAVKHGGEKPEKVSLLSPPNNQENRNVALEGRKELNPVKFVNGVAVVRGRTRSLVERFEKREGLNMDDILKLDAVSHSKTEEVEISPLAPSCCKDEEPETFIKKKDEEPETTPSTASRFKAEEATRPLPPSHSGIEEANTCTLPASQYEVEELEASNKPDSKFKSEEVKTTHLPASHVEKLEASPMPASQFESEEVRASHLPVSCSKAEEFEASPKPASQVKSEDVRKSRLPASRSKAEELEASPVPSSQIKPENVRRSRLPASRPKAAELEASPMPVSKFRTGARTSRLSAFRSKTEEAKTSRLLASRSKAEEAQTFRLLSSGSNAEEPLTAPLLNTDQQTIAQCESAQNDNFVIEDLMQSHDVLLSSFRSRLTKLQVVRHFWERNDIRGAINALRKLPDHSVQADVVSVLVDKMEIITLDLFSCLLPVLLTLLDSKVERHANVSLELLLKLVAVFGPVVRSAILAPPSVGVDLHAEERIQCCKQCFVYLQDIQKVLPALIRRSGLLAKGALQLNLLLQES from the exons ATGGGATCTGGAAGAAACAAAAA TGTAGTGGTTCGCACTCTTAATGGACACAGATCGTATTGCACGGCTTGTGAATTCCATCCTTTTGGTGAATTTTTTGCATCTGGATCTATGGACACTAATCTTAAGTTATGGGATATAAGAAAGAAAGGGTGCATCCATACGTACAAAGGTCACACTCGAGGAATAAGTACCATTAGATTCTCTCCTGATGGCCGCTGGGTGGTTTCTGGTGGATTTGACAATGTTGTGAAG GTATGGGACCTAACAGCTGGAAAGCTCTTGCATGATTTCAAGTCCCATGAAGGGCATGTTCGATCTATAGATTTCCATCCACTTGAGTTTCTTCTGGCAACAG GTTCTGCGGACCGTACTGTAAACTTTTGGGATTTGGAAACATTTGAATTGATTGGATCTACCAGACGTGAG GCTGCAGGTGTACGATCAATGACCTTTCACCCTGATGGAAGGACTCTGTTCTGTGGACTGGATGATAGCTTGAAG GTTTATTCATGGGAGCCTGTAATTTGTCACGACTCCGTTGAAATGGGATGGTCAACTTTAAGTGATCTCTGCATACATGATGGGAAGCTTGTAGGTGGTGCCTATTACCAAAACTATGTTGGTGTTTGGGTTGCAGATATTTCG CTTATTGAGCCCTATGGAGCTGGTTTAACTCCAGAGAGACAAAGTAACTTGGAGCAGAAACAGGAACATGTGGAGTGTCGTCTAGAAAGAGTAGGAAGCAACAGAAGTTCTAATTCAAGTCTGCGCTGCACATCACCTGACATTGATTCCAAAGAAATAAAGAATATATATGTGGATA GTGAAAATCCTGTAACCATAAAGAAAGTTACTTCTCATTCTCCAAAAGTGGCCCCCCCTTCAGattataaggaaaacaagaaacAGTCGAGCCAGAAGCTTAATTCTGCCAATGATTTACCTGCAAAAACTAATGGATTGGCAGTAAGTAAATCATTTATCGTCCCCAGTGTTGTGCCTCGTGATATTCCAGAGGCAAAGAACTTGGATACTTGTAGAAGGGAATCTATTACTGCAAACAGGGCAAGTGGTGGTATATCACAAAAGCCGTCTCACATAAAGCGCTTGTCCAACAACAAATTCGATATGGAGAAGATTTCTGTGACTCTTGAGTCTGAATCTGCTGACAAGTTGCCTTGTACAGTAGATTGTAAGAACGAATCAGATATTGATAGCAGGCGTATGACAGATAATAGTTCCAGGGAATGTTCTGAGGCAAAAGATTCAGCTGTCAAGCACGGTGGAGAAAAGCCAGAGAAAGTATCATTGCTATCACCGCCAAATAATCAGGAGAACC GTAATGTGGCCTTGGAAGGCAGGAAAGAGTTAAATCCGGTTAAATTTGTGAATGGAG TGGCAGTAGTGCGAGGAAGGACACGCAGTTTGGTTGAGAGATTTGAGAAAAGAGAAGGGTTGAACATGGATGATATCCTTAAGCTAGATGCGGTGTCTCATTCTAAAACTGAGGAAGTAGAAATATCCCCTTTGGCACCTTCCTGTTGTAAAGATGAGGAACCAGAAACCTTTATCAAAAAAAAAGATGAGGAACCAGAAACAACCCCTTCGACAGCTTCTCGTTTTAAAGCAGAGGAAGCAACACGGCCTTTGCCTCCATCTCATTCTGGAATCGAGGAAGCAAATACATGTACTTTGCCAGCTTCTCAATATGAAGTTGAGGAATTAGAAGCATCCAATAAGCCAGATTCTAAGTTTAAATCTGAGGAAGTAAAAACAACCCATTTACCAGCTTCTCATGTTGAGAAGTTAGAAGCATCTCCTATGCCAGCTTCTCAGTTTGAATCTGAGGAAGTAAGAGCATCTCATTTACCAGTTTCTTGTTCCAAAGCTGAGGAATTTGAAGCTTCCCCTAAACCAGCTTCACAGGTTAAATCCGAGGATGTAAGAAAATCCCGTTTACCAGCTTCTCGTTCAAAAGCTGAGGAATTAGAAGCATCCCCTGTGCCATCTTCACAGATTAAACCTGAGAATGTAAGAAGATCCCGTTTGCCAGCTTCTCGTCCTAAAGCTGCGGAACTGGAAGCATCCCCAATGCCTGTTTCTAAGTTTAGAACCGGAGCAAGAACATCCCGTTTGTCAGCTTTTCGTTCAAAAACAGAGGAAGCTAAAACATCACGTTTATTAGCTTCTCGTTCTAAAGCTGAGGAAGCACAAACATTCCGCTTGTTGTCTTCTGGTTCTAATGCTGAGGAACCATTAACAGCCCCTTTGCTG AATACAGATCAGCAGACTATTGCACAGTGTGAGTCAGCTCAGAATGATAATTTTGTTATTGAAGATCTTATGCAGAGCCATGATGTGCTACTAAGTTCGTTTAGATCTCGGCTGACAAAGCTGCAG GTAGTTCGTCACTTTTGGGAACGGAATGACATTAGGGGTGCTATAAATGCCTTGAGGAAGTTGCCAGACCATTCC GTACAAGCCGATGTTGTTAGTGTCCTCGTAGATAAAATGGAGATTATCACATTGGATTTGTTTTCCTGCTTGCTGCCTGTACTGTTAACCTTACTTGATAGTAAGGTAGAAAG GCATGCAAATGTTTCCCTGGAGCTGCTGTTGAAACTTGTTGCAGTCTTTGGGCCGGTAGTTCGCTCAGCCATTTTAGCACCTCCATCTGTAGGGGTTGATCTTCATGCAGAAGAAAG AATCCAGTGCTGCAAACAGTGCTTCGTCTATCTCCAAGATATACAGAAAGTACTTCCAgcacttattag GAGAAGTGGTCTGTTGGCAAAAGGTGCATTACAATTAAATCTCCTACTTCAAGAATCGTAG
- the LOC104089957 gene encoding katanin p80 WD40 repeat-containing subunit B1 homolog KTN80.1 isoform X2 — protein MAKRGYKLQEFVAHSGNVNCLRFGKKTRRQFLTGGDDQTVNLWSIGKPTSTASLSGHTSPVESVAFDSAEVLVLAGSSSGVIKLWDLEETKMVRTLNGHRSYCTACEFHPFGEFFASGSMDTNLKLWDIRKKGCIHTYKGHTRGISTIRFSPDGRWVVSGGFDNVVKVWDLTAGKLLHDFKSHEGHVRSIDFHPLEFLLATGSADRTVNFWDLETFELIGSTRREAAGVRSMTFHPDGRTLFCGLDDSLKVYSWEPVICHDSVEMGWSTLSDLCIHDGKLVGGAYYQNYVGVWVADISLIEPYGAGLTPERQSNLEQKQEHVECRLERVGSNRSSNSSLRCTSPDIDSKEIKNIYVDSENPVTIKKVTSHSPKVAPPSDYKENKKQSSQKLNSANDLPAKTNGLAVSKSFIVPSVVPRDIPEAKNLDTCRRESITANRASGGISQKPSHIKRLSNNKFDMEKISVTLESESADKLPCTVDCKNESDIDSRRMTDNSSRECSEAKDSAVKHGGEKPEKVSLLSPPNNQENRNVALEGRKELNPVKFVNGVAVVRGRTRSLVERFEKREGLNMDDILKLDAVSHSKTEEVEISPLAPSCCKDEEPETFIKKKDEEPETTPSTASRFKAEEATRPLPPSHSGIEEANTCTLPASQYEVEELEASNKPDSKFKSEEVKTTHLPASHVEKLEASPMPASQFESEEVRASHLPVSCSKAEEFEASPKPASQVKSEDVRKSRLPASRSKAEELEASPVPSSQIKPENVRRSRLPASRPKAAELEASPMPVSKFRTGARTSRLSAFRSKTEEAKTSRLLASRSKAEEAQTFRLLSSGSNAEEPLTAPLLNTDQQTIAQCESAQNDNFVIEDLMQSHDVLLSSFRSRLTKLQVVRHFWERNDIRGAINALRKLPDHSVQADVVSVLVDKMEIITLDLFSCLLPVLLTLLDSKVERHANVSLELLLKLVAVFGPVVRSAILAPPSVGVDLHAEERRSGLLAKGALQLNLLLQES, from the exons ATGGCAAAACGTGGCTACAAATTGC AGGAATTTGTGGCGCATTCGGGGAATGTAAACTGTTTAAGATTTGGGAAGAAGACACGTAGGCAGTTTCTCACTGGTGGAGATGATCAAACTGTGAATCTTTGGTCCATTGGTAAACCAACATCCACCGCC AGCCTAAGTGGTCACACGAGTCCAGTAGAATCTGTAGCTTTTGACTCAGCAGAGGTTCTAGTGCTTGCTGGATCTTCATCAGGTGTAATAAAGCTATGGGATCTGGAAGAAACAAAAA TGGTTCGCACTCTTAATGGACACAGATCGTATTGCACGGCTTGTGAATTCCATCCTTTTGGTGAATTTTTTGCATCTGGATCTATGGACACTAATCTTAAGTTATGGGATATAAGAAAGAAAGGGTGCATCCATACGTACAAAGGTCACACTCGAGGAATAAGTACCATTAGATTCTCTCCTGATGGCCGCTGGGTGGTTTCTGGTGGATTTGACAATGTTGTGAAG GTATGGGACCTAACAGCTGGAAAGCTCTTGCATGATTTCAAGTCCCATGAAGGGCATGTTCGATCTATAGATTTCCATCCACTTGAGTTTCTTCTGGCAACAG GTTCTGCGGACCGTACTGTAAACTTTTGGGATTTGGAAACATTTGAATTGATTGGATCTACCAGACGTGAG GCTGCAGGTGTACGATCAATGACCTTTCACCCTGATGGAAGGACTCTGTTCTGTGGACTGGATGATAGCTTGAAG GTTTATTCATGGGAGCCTGTAATTTGTCACGACTCCGTTGAAATGGGATGGTCAACTTTAAGTGATCTCTGCATACATGATGGGAAGCTTGTAGGTGGTGCCTATTACCAAAACTATGTTGGTGTTTGGGTTGCAGATATTTCG CTTATTGAGCCCTATGGAGCTGGTTTAACTCCAGAGAGACAAAGTAACTTGGAGCAGAAACAGGAACATGTGGAGTGTCGTCTAGAAAGAGTAGGAAGCAACAGAAGTTCTAATTCAAGTCTGCGCTGCACATCACCTGACATTGATTCCAAAGAAATAAAGAATATATATGTGGATA GTGAAAATCCTGTAACCATAAAGAAAGTTACTTCTCATTCTCCAAAAGTGGCCCCCCCTTCAGattataaggaaaacaagaaacAGTCGAGCCAGAAGCTTAATTCTGCCAATGATTTACCTGCAAAAACTAATGGATTGGCAGTAAGTAAATCATTTATCGTCCCCAGTGTTGTGCCTCGTGATATTCCAGAGGCAAAGAACTTGGATACTTGTAGAAGGGAATCTATTACTGCAAACAGGGCAAGTGGTGGTATATCACAAAAGCCGTCTCACATAAAGCGCTTGTCCAACAACAAATTCGATATGGAGAAGATTTCTGTGACTCTTGAGTCTGAATCTGCTGACAAGTTGCCTTGTACAGTAGATTGTAAGAACGAATCAGATATTGATAGCAGGCGTATGACAGATAATAGTTCCAGGGAATGTTCTGAGGCAAAAGATTCAGCTGTCAAGCACGGTGGAGAAAAGCCAGAGAAAGTATCATTGCTATCACCGCCAAATAATCAGGAGAACC GTAATGTGGCCTTGGAAGGCAGGAAAGAGTTAAATCCGGTTAAATTTGTGAATGGAG TGGCAGTAGTGCGAGGAAGGACACGCAGTTTGGTTGAGAGATTTGAGAAAAGAGAAGGGTTGAACATGGATGATATCCTTAAGCTAGATGCGGTGTCTCATTCTAAAACTGAGGAAGTAGAAATATCCCCTTTGGCACCTTCCTGTTGTAAAGATGAGGAACCAGAAACCTTTATCAAAAAAAAAGATGAGGAACCAGAAACAACCCCTTCGACAGCTTCTCGTTTTAAAGCAGAGGAAGCAACACGGCCTTTGCCTCCATCTCATTCTGGAATCGAGGAAGCAAATACATGTACTTTGCCAGCTTCTCAATATGAAGTTGAGGAATTAGAAGCATCCAATAAGCCAGATTCTAAGTTTAAATCTGAGGAAGTAAAAACAACCCATTTACCAGCTTCTCATGTTGAGAAGTTAGAAGCATCTCCTATGCCAGCTTCTCAGTTTGAATCTGAGGAAGTAAGAGCATCTCATTTACCAGTTTCTTGTTCCAAAGCTGAGGAATTTGAAGCTTCCCCTAAACCAGCTTCACAGGTTAAATCCGAGGATGTAAGAAAATCCCGTTTACCAGCTTCTCGTTCAAAAGCTGAGGAATTAGAAGCATCCCCTGTGCCATCTTCACAGATTAAACCTGAGAATGTAAGAAGATCCCGTTTGCCAGCTTCTCGTCCTAAAGCTGCGGAACTGGAAGCATCCCCAATGCCTGTTTCTAAGTTTAGAACCGGAGCAAGAACATCCCGTTTGTCAGCTTTTCGTTCAAAAACAGAGGAAGCTAAAACATCACGTTTATTAGCTTCTCGTTCTAAAGCTGAGGAAGCACAAACATTCCGCTTGTTGTCTTCTGGTTCTAATGCTGAGGAACCATTAACAGCCCCTTTGCTG AATACAGATCAGCAGACTATTGCACAGTGTGAGTCAGCTCAGAATGATAATTTTGTTATTGAAGATCTTATGCAGAGCCATGATGTGCTACTAAGTTCGTTTAGATCTCGGCTGACAAAGCTGCAG GTAGTTCGTCACTTTTGGGAACGGAATGACATTAGGGGTGCTATAAATGCCTTGAGGAAGTTGCCAGACCATTCC GTACAAGCCGATGTTGTTAGTGTCCTCGTAGATAAAATGGAGATTATCACATTGGATTTGTTTTCCTGCTTGCTGCCTGTACTGTTAACCTTACTTGATAGTAAGGTAGAAAG GCATGCAAATGTTTCCCTGGAGCTGCTGTTGAAACTTGTTGCAGTCTTTGGGCCGGTAGTTCGCTCAGCCATTTTAGCACCTCCATCTGTAGGGGTTGATCTTCATGCAGAAGAAAG GAGAAGTGGTCTGTTGGCAAAAGGTGCATTACAATTAAATCTCCTACTTCAAGAATCGTAG
- the LOC104089613 gene encoding uncharacterized protein — translation MEGEMDVGPRKMNWGTWEELILGGAVRRHGTRDWNVVASELRARTVYPYCFTPEACRTRYEDLRKRYSGCNAWFEELRKRRVEELKRELERSESSIGFLESKIESLKAEREQSDQIDYGLSRTESPAPPTKSEDIESFVKDEAKDGLSAGSFTLDIRTNQSPESQVPTIPLTDVKLERSESCERDKVPSTSKVTEVSNGNGGAVRKRRGKRRRKDAVWDAKEGSIEESDNVCSTSLASTSHCKEALTSCEHSIRHSPVNDHRGGLSRFRNDDLMRIFTSITVHEAAMVFRHRLDSQKRARYKKMIRRHMDIETVKSRLASWSIKTPGELFRDFLLLANNAMVFYSKRTREYKAAMALRDIVTRAYRQHYKGSYYKATSSLLPFPTIGNPPGKPRSVRPRPSKDKLQAKYGNNVKDNIAGKLGRQNHRPGDADSKVPLQSWLSAKKGFKRPGKIKRGPILESVNPQVKESTQHNIKVKEDHRIKPVTKERKRARQK, via the exons ATGGAGGGGGAAATGGATGTGGGGCCCAGGAAGATGAATTGGGGTACGTGGGAAGAGCTTATACTCGGTGGCGCTGTTCGCCGACATGGGACGAGAGATTGGAACGTCGTCGCATCGGAGCTCCGTGCCCGGACTGTATATCCTTATTGCTTTACCCCCGAG GCCTGCAGAACCAGGTACGAGGACTTACGTAAGCGCTACTCTGGCTGCAA TGCTTGGTTTGAAGAGTTACGAAAGCGACGAGTTGAAGAGCTGAAGCGGGAATTGGAGAGATCTGAAAGCTCCATTGG ATTTCTTGAGTCAAAGATTGAAAGCCTAAAGGCTGAGAGGGAACAATCTGATCAGATAGACTATGGGTTGAGTCGCACTGAATCTCCTGCTCCTCCGACAAAATCAGAAGATATTGAGTCTTTTGTGAAAGATGAAGCAAAAGATGGGCTGTCTGCTGGCAGCTTCACGCTTGATATTAGAACAAACCAGTCCCCTGAGTCTCAGGTTCCCACCATACCCCTGACAGATGTAAAGCTAGAACGTTCAGAGTCTTGTGAACGGGACAAAGTTCCAAGTACAAGCAAGGTGACAGAAGTTTCCAATGGAAATGGAGGGGCTGTAAGGAAGAGAAGAGGTAAGAGGAGAAGAAAAGACGCCGTTTGGGATGCCAAAGAAGGGAGCATTGAGGAGAGTGACAATGTATGTTCTACCAGTCTCGCCTCCACTTCTCACTGTAAAGAAGCATTAACCAGTTGTGAGCATAGTATTAGGCATTCTCCAGTAAACGATCATAGAGGAGGCTTATCTAGGTTTAGGAACGATGACTTGATGAGGATTTTCACTTCTATTACAGTGCATGAAGCTGCTATGGTCTTCAGGCATCGTCTTGATAGTCAGAAGAGAGCAAGATACAAGAAAATGATAAGGCGTCATATGGATATCGAGACAGTAAAATCAAGACTGGCCAGTTGGTCAATCAAAACACCAGGTGAACTCTTCAGAGATTTCCTTCTACTAGCCAATAATGCCATGGTATTTTACTCGAAGAGGACGAGAGAATACAAAGCAGCAATGGCTTTAAGAGACATTGTCACTAGGGCATATCGACAGCATTACAAAGGCTCTTACTACAAAGCTACATCTTCCCTCTTGCCCTTTCCAACAATTGGTAATCCACCTGGGAAGCCACGAAGTGTTCGCCCTCGCCCTTCTAAAGACAAACTTCAAGCCAAGTATGGCAACAATGTGAAAGACAATATTGCTGGAAAACTAGGAAGGCAGAATCATAGACCAGGTGATGCTGATTCTAAGGTACCATTGCAATCCTGGTTATCAGCTAAGAAGGGCTTCAAGAGGCCTGGAAAAATCAAGCGCGGACCGATTCTCGAGTCTGTTAATCCACAAGTTAAGGAATCCACACAACATAATATTAAGGTTAAAGAGGACCATCGAATTAAGCCTGTAACCAAAGAAAGGAAAAGGGCTCGGCAAAAGTGA